Proteins encoded in a region of the Vibrio ponticus genome:
- a CDS encoding RNA polymerase sigma factor, with amino-acid sequence MSVQDTNAFSRADWTECMEQVKSRDKKAFALIFNHFSPRLKQFAYKHMGNEQVAIELVQETMATVWQKCALFDGSKSSLSTWVYTIARNLCFDLLRKQKGREAHVLADDIWPSDFLPPDLVEHYAPEHEMLKEQVLKFLEILPEAQRKVVQAVYLEELPHQQVADMFDIPLGTVKSRLRLAVEKLRNEIEAEQL; translated from the coding sequence ATGAGCGTACAAGATACAAATGCATTTTCTCGAGCCGATTGGACAGAATGCATGGAACAGGTGAAGAGCCGCGACAAGAAGGCTTTCGCTTTGATATTCAATCACTTCTCGCCACGTTTGAAGCAGTTTGCTTACAAGCACATGGGTAATGAGCAGGTCGCGATTGAACTGGTTCAGGAAACCATGGCTACTGTGTGGCAAAAATGTGCCTTGTTTGATGGGAGTAAAAGCTCTCTCTCGACTTGGGTTTACACGATTGCACGTAACCTGTGTTTTGATCTACTTCGGAAACAGAAAGGTCGGGAGGCGCACGTTTTGGCAGATGACATCTGGCCGTCAGACTTTTTGCCGCCTGACTTAGTCGAGCACTATGCTCCAGAACATGAAATGCTCAAAGAGCAGGTATTAAAGTTTTTGGAAATTCTGCCCGAAGCTCAGCGTAAAGTGGTCCAAGCCGTATATCTCGAAGAGCTGCCACATCAGCAAGTTGCTGACATGTTCGATATTCCTTTAGGGACCGTGAAATCGCGCTTGCGCTTAGCGGTTGAGAAACTACGAAATGAAATAGAGGCGGAGCAATTATGA
- a CDS encoding YajG family lipoprotein: protein MRKLVLAASIALLTACSAPQQAQLNFAPRAELSNSNIVNGSTFTLTSKDVRSAQYVALVDSGRSNIEPIHAKQNVRVTLENALLEQFQSQGFRSSVNSENSIEIEVQELLVSVKHSVMENEMDARLVLELTAETPQGKLVKTYTGTAERTGALSASDEEIEQVLNDVANLVLREVANDRELQSYMQERF, encoded by the coding sequence ATGAGAAAACTGGTTCTAGCCGCGTCAATCGCACTGTTGACGGCTTGTTCTGCGCCACAACAAGCACAACTTAACTTTGCTCCTCGCGCCGAGTTAAGCAATAGCAATATCGTCAATGGCAGTACTTTTACGCTAACCAGTAAAGACGTACGCTCAGCACAATATGTTGCGCTAGTCGATAGCGGTCGCTCTAACATCGAGCCAATCCACGCAAAACAAAACGTACGTGTAACGCTAGAAAATGCATTACTTGAGCAGTTCCAATCTCAAGGCTTCCGCAGTTCAGTTAACAGCGAAAACTCGATTGAAATCGAAGTTCAAGAACTGCTTGTATCTGTAAAACATTCTGTAATGGAAAATGAAATGGATGCAAGACTGGTACTAGAACTGACGGCTGAAACGCCACAAGGTAAACTCGTCAAAACTTACACAGGCACTGCAGAGCGTACTGGTGCACTAAGCGCGTCAGACGAAGAGATTGAACAAGTGCTTAACGATGTAGCGAACCTAGTGCTACGTGAAGTGGCTAACGACCGTGAACTACAAAGCTATATGCAGGAGCGATTCTAA
- a CDS encoding peptidylprolyl isomerase: protein MWKYAIACAALVSSLAFAGPKVEMETNLGSFVIELNQEQAPVSVANFLKYVNDGSYVGTQFHRVIPGFMAQGGGFDRNMNRAPTYPPIKNEANNGLANETATIAMARTNDPNSATRQFFINLADNDFLNYNSRPPGYAVFGEVVQGFDVVQQMAKQPTHSVGRYQDVPVEAIIIEKVTILK, encoded by the coding sequence ATGTGGAAATACGCTATCGCGTGTGCTGCATTGGTTTCTAGCCTTGCTTTTGCTGGACCAAAAGTTGAAATGGAAACCAATCTAGGCTCATTTGTGATTGAGTTAAATCAAGAGCAAGCGCCTGTTTCTGTTGCTAACTTTTTAAAATATGTCAATGACGGCAGTTATGTCGGCACTCAGTTTCACCGTGTCATTCCTGGCTTTATGGCACAAGGTGGTGGCTTTGATCGTAATATGAATCGCGCCCCAACTTACCCGCCAATCAAAAATGAAGCCAACAATGGGTTAGCAAATGAAACCGCGACAATCGCTATGGCTCGTACCAATGATCCAAACTCAGCGACACGTCAGTTTTTTATCAACCTAGCTGATAATGACTTCCTCAACTACAACTCGCGTCCACCTGGTTACGCAGTGTTTGGTGAAGTGGTACAAGGCTTTGACGTTGTACAACAGATGGCAAAACAACCCACCCATTCCGTGGGTCGCTATCAAGACGTGCCCGTCGAGGCGATTATCATAGAGAAAGTCACCATTCTCAAATAA
- a CDS encoding LON peptidase substrate-binding domain-containing protein, translating to MSEIMLFPLGSVVLPEGKMRLRIFEPRYKRLVTEASKGDGTFGICLYERDDRHPSGELSHNGALVRIVDFESLPDGLLGITVVGIKRFCTKRVRVESDGLRFAKVEYLPSWDVKSVPEEQHYISLQLQKVYLQFPQIGELYEQCFFDDASWVSQRWIELLPVNLKQFDYLVQQKDCSEAMRFLTAAIEKE from the coding sequence ATGTCAGAGATTATGCTTTTTCCGCTCGGCTCAGTGGTGTTGCCTGAAGGGAAAATGCGGCTGAGAATTTTCGAGCCACGTTACAAACGTTTAGTGACTGAAGCGAGTAAAGGTGACGGGACATTTGGCATTTGTTTATATGAGCGAGATGATCGTCATCCTAGTGGTGAACTATCACACAATGGAGCATTAGTCAGAATTGTCGATTTCGAATCTCTGCCCGATGGTCTGTTGGGAATAACTGTAGTAGGTATCAAACGTTTTTGCACCAAGCGGGTGCGGGTAGAGTCAGACGGCTTACGATTCGCTAAGGTTGAGTATCTACCCAGTTGGGATGTGAAGTCGGTCCCTGAAGAGCAACACTATATCAGTCTACAATTACAGAAAGTGTATTTGCAGTTTCCGCAAATTGGTGAGTTGTACGAGCAATGTTTCTTTGATGATGCGTCGTGGGTGAGTCAGCGTTGGATAGAGCTTTTGCCGGTCAATCTAAAACAATTCGACTATTTGGTTCAGCAAAAGGATTGTTCGGAAGCAATGCGCTTTTTGACGGCTGCAATTGAGAAAGAGTGA
- a CDS encoding AmpG family muropeptide MFS transporter, producing the protein MANASLSWADTVRSYLDKRLLWVFMLGCSSGFPWVLIGSNMSGWLKDAGLTRAAIGYFGSVFAVYAINFLWAPLVDRVKLPILNHYLGQRRSWIFLCQSVVLVCTLFIAGVDPAKSLMMTSMLALCIALASSTQDIAIDAYRIDTFPKSESSKLPQASAMAVIGWWTGYSLPGYLAFINADSIGWNGVYYGMAAIVGLLMLFTLLVGEPKTNREQLQAEAEKRHSAVVRNPVVAWLTVTVLEPFIDFFRRNGFRVALTLLLFVFLFKIGEAFLGRMSITFYKEIGFSNEQIGYYSKLIGWGLTMLFTLIGSMVNVKFGIVRGLMIGGIAMAASNLMFAWIAKVGPSEQIFLATLVVDNFTSAFSTVAFVSFLTVVTGQAFSATQYALLASLGNFGRTTLASFSGELVDYLDDWSTFFVLTALMVIPSLIMLYSLRHYFTDMLERASKNHE; encoded by the coding sequence ATGGCGAACGCGTCTCTGTCATGGGCAGACACAGTACGTAGTTACCTTGATAAACGCTTACTCTGGGTATTTATGCTCGGTTGTTCTAGTGGTTTTCCTTGGGTCTTAATCGGCTCAAATATGTCAGGCTGGCTGAAAGATGCAGGTTTGACTCGTGCTGCTATCGGCTACTTTGGTAGTGTTTTTGCGGTTTACGCAATTAACTTCCTTTGGGCACCACTGGTTGATCGCGTCAAACTACCAATCCTTAACCACTATTTAGGTCAACGACGCAGTTGGATATTCCTTTGTCAGTCGGTGGTTTTGGTTTGCACCTTATTTATCGCTGGCGTCGATCCTGCGAAAAGTTTGATGATGACTTCCATGCTGGCGCTCTGCATCGCTTTAGCATCCTCGACTCAAGATATTGCCATTGATGCTTACCGCATTGATACCTTCCCTAAATCAGAATCGTCTAAGCTACCGCAAGCTTCAGCGATGGCGGTGATCGGTTGGTGGACAGGTTACTCACTGCCAGGTTACCTCGCGTTCATCAATGCTGACAGTATCGGTTGGAATGGGGTTTACTACGGTATGGCAGCAATTGTCGGCTTGTTAATGCTGTTCACGCTACTGGTGGGTGAACCAAAAACCAATCGTGAGCAACTGCAAGCCGAAGCCGAGAAAAGACACAGCGCGGTGGTTAGAAACCCTGTAGTGGCTTGGCTAACCGTTACAGTGTTAGAACCTTTCATCGACTTCTTTAGACGCAATGGCTTCCGAGTTGCCTTAACTTTGCTGCTGTTTGTGTTCCTATTTAAGATTGGGGAAGCGTTTCTTGGTCGTATGTCGATTACCTTCTATAAAGAAATCGGCTTTAGCAACGAACAAATTGGTTACTACTCCAAGCTGATTGGTTGGGGGCTAACCATGTTGTTTACCCTAATCGGCAGCATGGTCAACGTAAAGTTTGGTATTGTTCGCGGTCTAATGATTGGCGGTATCGCTATGGCGGCAAGTAATCTAATGTTTGCTTGGATTGCCAAAGTAGGTCCGAGTGAGCAGATCTTCCTTGCGACTCTGGTGGTGGATAACTTCACCTCTGCATTTTCGACGGTAGCATTTGTGTCCTTCTTAACGGTGGTTACTGGACAAGCATTCTCGGCAACCCAATATGCCCTACTTGCCTCTTTAGGCAACTTCGGTCGAACGACTCTCGCCTCTTTCAGTGGTGAATTGGTCGACTACCTCGATGACTGGTCAACGTTCTTTGTTCTGACGGCACTGATGGTGATCCCAAGCTTAATCATGCTTTACTCGTTGCGTCATTACTTTACCGATATGCTCGAGCGTGCAAGCAAAAACCACGAGTAG
- a CDS encoding ChrR family anti-sigma-E factor, with translation MSYHPSEKMLRAYVEGELDAGNSFAIATHVEICPQCQKLCAQFEEQAGEALCASTIEDCDDLSAMLDKIVVLEEDPEPFKFNRKNRTIILKDKQFKLPLSLSRFVDNIGEWKSYGGKVFSAEIELGEEARINLLYISEDVQIPQHTHKGLESTLVLHGGFSDEDGHYEVGDYMLKDASVKHSPFTKKGEDCLCLTVLTEPLLFTQGVARVFNLFGKGLYP, from the coding sequence ATGAGTTATCACCCAAGTGAAAAGATGTTGCGCGCCTACGTCGAAGGTGAGTTGGACGCTGGAAACAGTTTCGCCATAGCCACTCATGTCGAGATTTGTCCACAATGCCAGAAGTTGTGCGCCCAGTTCGAAGAGCAAGCAGGTGAAGCGTTGTGCGCAAGTACTATCGAGGACTGTGACGATCTTTCTGCCATGTTGGATAAAATTGTTGTCCTTGAAGAAGATCCTGAGCCATTTAAGTTTAATCGTAAGAATCGAACGATTATCCTCAAGGATAAGCAGTTTAAGCTGCCACTGTCACTCAGTCGCTTCGTCGATAACATCGGTGAATGGAAAAGTTACGGCGGCAAAGTGTTCAGTGCCGAAATTGAATTAGGTGAAGAGGCAAGGATCAATCTGTTATACATCAGCGAAGATGTACAGATTCCTCAGCATACCCACAAAGGGCTTGAGTCTACTTTGGTGCTACATGGCGGATTCAGTGACGAAGATGGGCATTATGAAGTTGGCGACTATATGCTCAAAGATGCCTCAGTCAAGCACAGTCCCTTTACCAAGAAAGGTGAAGATTGTTTGTGCCTCACTGTACTGACAGAACCGCTGTTGTTTACTCAAGGGGTGGCTCGCGTATTTAATTTGTTTGGCAAAGGTCTCTACCCATAG
- a CDS encoding outer membrane protein OmpK, which produces MRKSLLALGVVAAVSAVPAQAEYLFGFGSMYLDYQKWDHGFGNDDSNFGQEISERNQAVIGIEGGAVFDWGQIYGFYDYEGVDRAGDNRGASLKGTIHYNLTDSGISLYAQVYNTDKDKGPTLHEQNRVLGLGYTGLKGDGWGFTPFIGFHQVNTEANSEGVAISGSNGGMFGYVGYYNTDIAGQNFTFSTWNELEFARNDEYAAVQSTDFASGVGSESWGLNGSLNAMWNVTDHISTGVLYRYTVNKLARKDYQDILIYRVQYNF; this is translated from the coding sequence ATGCGTAAATCACTTTTAGCTCTTGGCGTTGTAGCAGCAGTATCAGCAGTGCCAGCACAAGCAGAATACCTATTTGGTTTTGGTAGCATGTACCTAGATTACCAAAAATGGGATCACGGCTTCGGTAACGATGATTCTAACTTTGGTCAAGAAATCTCTGAACGTAACCAAGCGGTGATCGGTATCGAAGGTGGTGCTGTATTCGATTGGGGTCAAATCTACGGTTTCTACGACTACGAAGGTGTTGATCGTGCAGGTGACAACCGTGGTGCATCACTAAAAGGTACTATCCACTACAACCTAACTGATTCAGGCATCAGTCTTTACGCTCAAGTGTACAACACAGACAAAGATAAAGGTCCGACTCTACACGAACAAAACCGAGTACTTGGTCTTGGTTATACAGGACTAAAAGGTGATGGTTGGGGCTTCACACCATTTATTGGTTTCCACCAAGTGAACACTGAAGCAAACAGTGAAGGCGTTGCAATTTCTGGCTCTAACGGCGGTATGTTTGGTTACGTGGGTTACTACAATACTGACATCGCTGGTCAAAACTTCACTTTCTCAACTTGGAATGAACTGGAATTTGCACGTAACGACGAGTACGCAGCTGTTCAAAGTACAGACTTCGCATCGGGTGTGGGTTCAGAAAGCTGGGGTCTAAACGGTAGCTTGAATGCAATGTGGAATGTCACTGACCATATCTCTACTGGTGTTCTTTACCGCTACACTGTCAACAAACTAGCACGTAAAGATTACCAAGATATCCTGATCTACCGTGTTCAGTACAACTTCTAA